A region from the Enterobacter roggenkampii genome encodes:
- the yjgA gene encoding ribosome biogenesis factor YjgA: MTKQPEDWLDDVPGDDIEDEDDEIIWVSKSEIKRDAEELKQLGAEMVELGKNALDKIPLDQDLRDAIELAQKIKKEGRRRQLQLIGKMLRQRDVDPIRQALDKLKNRHNQQVALFHKLEQIRDRLIEQGDDAVPEVLNLWPDADRQQLRSLIRNAKKEKEGNKPPKSARLIFQYLRELSENEE, translated from the coding sequence TCGAAGACGAAGATGATGAGATCATCTGGGTCAGTAAAAGTGAAATTAAACGTGACGCCGAAGAGTTAAAACAGCTTGGCGCGGAAATGGTAGAACTGGGTAAAAACGCGCTGGATAAGATCCCGCTCGACCAGGATCTGCGCGATGCCATTGAACTGGCACAGAAAATCAAAAAAGAAGGCCGTCGTCGCCAGCTTCAGCTTATCGGGAAAATGCTGCGTCAGCGCGATGTTGATCCGATCCGCCAGGCGCTGGATAAGCTGAAAAACCGCCACAACCAGCAGGTTGCGCTGTTCCATAAGCTGGAGCAGATCCGCGATCGTCTGATTGAACAGGGTGATGACGCCGTACCGGAAGTGTTGAACCTGTGGCCGGATGCCGACCGCCAGCAGCTGCGTTCCTTGATCCGCAACGCGAAGAAAGAGAAAGAAGGGAATAAGCCGCCGAAGTCTGCGCGCCTGATTTTCCAGTATCTGCGCGAGCTGTCTGAGAACGAAGAGTAA